ATAGAGCAGAACCTATCCACATTCAGTGCTCACCTAACCAGGTTGATCGACATGCTCCAAAAAGCCAATGAAAGGAGCCTGTTTTTGCTAGATGAGCTGGGAGCTGGAACTGACCCTCAAGAGGGAGCGGCTTTAGGTATAGCGATTCTTGAAAGGTTTAGATCCATTGGAAGTTTGGTTATAGCAACCACCCACCATAATTCGATAAAGAGGTATGCCCTGTCCACCAAGGGAGTAGAGACAGCGAGCATGGAATTTGATTCGGAAACCTTGAAACCTACGTTTCGGCTTCTTATGGGTATGCCTGGTAAGAGCAATGCCCTGACCATAGCGAGACATTTGGGCATGCCGGAGGAAATACTATCTAAGGCTGAAGAAGTTCTCCTTGAATCCTATTACGGGGAAGAAAGACTTGTGGACGAGCTGCACGACAAGCATATGGAGCTAGACCAGCTCAAAAAACAGCTGGAATCTAAAGAGGCAGACCTTAAGAGGTTAAAGGACGAATTGGAGAGGGAAAAAAGAAACTTGGCACTAGAGAAGGGAAGGATAGTTTCCGAGGCGGAGCGTAAGGCGTTAGAGATGATTGAGGAAGCCCAAAGGTTGTACCATGAAATGGTCAAAAAAATAGGATTTTTCAACGCCAGAAATATGCATAAATCCACTGAAAAGGACAGACAACGCATGTTGAAAATGAAAAAGGAGCTTCTTGAGCGACAAGATGTCCACGATGAGAAGATGGAAGCAGAAGAAATTTCTCCGGGGGATCTTGTTGAGATAATAGGTCAATCCACTAAAGGAACTGTGGAGGCCATAGAGGAGGGAAAGGCTGTGCTCTTATGTGGCCCCATTAAAGTAGAGGTACAGTTGAACAAGCTAAAGCTAGTGAAGAAAAAAGAGGAAGTCGAAAGGACTGCTGTTCAAGGACCAATTGTAAAAGGAGACTTTAAGAAGGTTTCAGTCCCCCCTTCAATAATGATCAGGGGGATGACAGTTGACGAGGCGATACCAGAAGTTGAGCTTTACCTAGATAGGGCTTTCAGAGCAGGTTACGGAGAGGTCACCATAATTCATGGACGGGGAGAAGGCATACTCAGGAGGGAAGTCCATGCCCTATGTAAGAGGCTTCCGTACGTCACAAACTTCAGGTTGGGAGAACCTTCGGAGGGGGGCATCGGAGTCACTATAGTGAGTTTTAGGTAATAAGTAATTTCCGTGGTGGTTCTTTGGGGCTTCCAAAATCCATTGAATTTAACTTCCTTGCGTGGTAATATTGCTCCTGTCTCGCGTGCCCGTAGCTCAGCTGGATAGAGCGTTGGCCTCCGGAGCCAAAGGTCTCGGGTTCGAATCCCGACGGGCACGCCATTCCCATCATTTTCTCCATACTGCACATGTTAGAACTTCTCAAAATCAGCCCTTGGTCTTGCTGTACTTTTATTCAATGTGTTTGTATTTTGTTATTTTTATTGATAATATACCATATTATATTATAATGCTGTAAACCTATTGGAGGGCAGCCATGGTGATTTATAAAATTAAAAATAGCACCAGATGCTGGGACGGAGAGTCGATAGGTATATTGATTCTGGATGCTCATTATCCGTGTATTCCTGGGAACGTGGGCAACGCGACCACATTTGATTTTCCTGTGAGGTACAAAAAGGTAAACGGTGCCTCCATAGACAGGCTTCTGAACCAAAGAGATCCTTCCTTGGTTAAGCCTTTTGTAGAGGCCGCACTTGAGCTTGAAAGTGAGGGCGTAAGGGCTGTTACCGGAGCTTGTGGATTCATGGCTCTTTTTCAGGAAGAAGTTGCGGCCGCCTTAAGGATACCCGTTTTTCTATCCAGTTTGCTCCAGGTTCCTTTTATCAGAAGGATTTTAAATCCTTCACTGAGGATTGGCATAATAACGGCAAACGCTAGTTGCCTGACGGAGAAACACTTTCGTTCTGTGGGCGTAGATACTTGCGAGGACATAGTAATAAGAGGTATGGAAGAAATGGAAGAATTCAGGACAGCCATTTTGGAGGAAAAGGGTACTCTGGATTCAGAAAAAATGGAGCAGGAGGTAGTGGAGGTATCCAAAAACTTAGTGGAGGAACATCCAGAGGTGGGAGCTATACTACTAGAGTGTAGCGATTTGCCCCCGTATGCAAAGGCAGTTCAGGAAGCCACTGGAAGGCCAGTTTTCGACTTTATAACCATGATCCGGTTTGTGCACACAGCGGTTGTACAGCAAAGTTATGAAGGATTTATGTAATATGTCGTGAATTAATTTATGAACCGCTTCCAGAGTAATATCTCTCTGATATTTCTCAGAAAGAAGAGAACCTGTTCAAGGAGTACGAAAAAGTGAATATATCGCTTGACGGGGGGAGGTTTTTCCTGTATAGTTCTCCCCATGGTCAGCCGGCGACCAATTTTCGCTTTTTAAAGCTTTAGGAGGAAATATTTTGACAATGAATGGAACAGTTAAGTGGTTTAACGAGTCTAAGGGTTATGGGTTCATCACGTCCGACGAAGGAACTGATGTGTTTGTACACTTTTCCGCTATAGAGGGAGAAGGATTCAAGACCTTGGCAGAGGGCCAGCAGGTATCCTTTGATATCACTCAGGGCAACAAAGGCCCCCAAGCGTCCAACGTCGTAAAACTATAAGAAAAAAAGAAAAACTTTTTCGCGATATATTTAACGATATATTTGACACGAAGAACCGAACAAAGAAATGGCGCCTAAAGGCGCCATTTCTTTTGTGTCAATTTTTGCTCTTATTCCACTTCAGGAACTGTTAAACCTATCTCCTTGTAGTATTTTGCGGCGCCGGGATGAACTGGTACGGATATACCTTCAAGGGCGGTATCAAGGGTTACCATTTTGGCTTTTGCGTGTACTTTGTACAGATCCTCCACGTTTTCCCAGAAAGCCTTGGTGATCTTGTAAACTACATCCTCACTGAGGTCGGCATCGCATACCCACATGGCCTGGACTGCCACGGTGGTGGTGTCTTTATCCACGCCCTTGTATGTGCCTGCGGGGATGACGTTCCTTACGAAGAAAGGATATTCGGCATGGAGCTTTTCTATGGTCTCCTCATCAAAGGAAACCAAGGTGATGTCGTGCATGGTTGCAAGGTCCATTATTGCGGATGTGGGGAATCCGGCTACGACGAAACCTACGTCTATCTGGCCGTCTTTCATGCGCTGGGCAGTATTGTTAAAGTCCAAGAAATCGGTTTTCATATCGGAGAACTTAAAGCCGAGGGTCCTAAATATTAGCTGAACATCAGCCATGACACCGGAGCCTGGGGCACCGACAGAAACTCTCTTGCCGGGAAGGTCTTTTATGGTCTTTACTCCCGAATCCTTGAGGGCTACCACTTGTATGGTCTCAGGATAGAGAGTTGCTATGGCGCGTACGTTTTTGAAAGGTTTGTCGAACATCATTTTTCCGTGGTAGGCGAAATATGCTACATCGTTCTGAACCAAGGCCATCTCGATCTGGTGGGTTCCTATCAAGTTCAAGTTTGCCACCGAAGCGTTTCCTGTCTCTGCAGTCATTTGGACGTCAGAAAGGTTCCTGCTTACTATATCGGCTATTCCACCACCGACGGGGTAATAAGTACCACCTGTGCCGCCCGTTGCGAGGGACACGAATGTCTTGGCGTAAGCCCCACATGCCATAGCCATTACGAGGACCAATGCTAGTGCCACAACCTTTTTCATCATCAAGTCGCCTCCTTTGATATTTTAGTTCTAAAACTCCTCTTCTTTTGCTGTATTACTCTCTTTTACCTCCCCCCCTCACGTTGTCCATCAAGCTTGTCAATCTACCTGACTGTCAGTTTAAGTATAATTTTATGCAACACATGTTTCAAGCCCCATTTGGGTTCATGGCTTTCCAGTTTCTACGTGCAAAAGGATGCACCAAGGTCATAAGTTGTGTAAAATAGGTGAAGAATAAGTTCCCGGGGGGCTACGAAATGGATTGGAAAACACTAATAGGATTTAGCGAACCGTCGAAAGAATATGGGCTGGAGAATAGAGAAGAAGGAACAGGAGAAGGTTGCAGTAATCCTGAAATGGATTATGTTAAGCTCAGCGTGAAAATAGATCTCAAACAAAAGAGCCAGGTGGGAAGAGCTGCTCTTTTGCTTGCCCTTACCACCGACGCAGAAGAAGAACAGAACGTAAAAAAGCAGATAGTTGCAACCGGGTGGAGAGCCGTTGCCACAGAGGTAGGTGGTTTGGCGGGAGAATTGCCTCAGAAGATAACCAGAGCATTGGTGGGTGCCGCACTCAACGCTGGTGTCGTGGAGAAAAAATGCAACGAGATGCACGCACTGATGCATGCTGCAGTCGAGGCATTGAATGGATTCATAAGCATGAGCATGTTAGAGGCCAGCATAGGAGCGAAGATAGGCATCGTCAGAAACGATCAGTGGATAGCTGTTGCAGTGTTGGGAGATATGGCCTATCATGCAGTTGCTCACCACGAACGATGTGGGTTGGGGGTAATGCATTTGTGAGTCAGCCTCTTGTGCTTTGTGTTTAGGTGTGATACATTCACTACTTGTGGTGTAAAGTATGTGTTGGTGGAGGTGTTTTTGTTGAAAAAGGATATTCATCCAGAATACGGTCCCTGTCAGGTGGCTTGTGCTTGCGGTAACAGGTTTGAGACGAGGTCTACATTGAAGGAAATAAAGGTTGCTGTTTGCTCCTCGTGCCATCCTTTCTACACCGGCAAGAGGGGTGCGGTGGTCATCGAGGCAGGAAGGGTCGAGAAGTTTCAGCGCAAATATGCTGGGACCCGTTTTGGGAAGCCTGCACAGGAAACTGAAGAGAAAGAGCAGGGCTAAAGAGGGAGCGAAGCTCCCTCTTTAGAACATAAGTGGTTATGAGTTTATCTGTAGAGCTTTTAGCTTTCACCCCTGAGCCAGATAAGGTTGTGGCTGCATCTGCGAGGCTTTGTTATAGTGATGTGTCAGCGTGCAGTCTTAAGGAAGGTATGGACGAGCGAAAGAGCGAGAAGCTTCTTGAGCATTTGCTTAAATCGGGGCACATGTCTCCCTTTGAGCATGTTGCCTTCACTTTTGCTATGGATGGCCTAAGTAGAGTGTGCACCCATCAACTTGTAAGGCACAGACTGGCCAGTTACTCTCAACAAAGCCAAAGATACGTGCTGATGGGAAATCCACAGGTGGTAGTACCCCCCTCGATAGCAGAAGATGCTGCCTTGAGGGAAAGGTATATGGAGATGGTCCAAAAAAGTTTCGACACGTACAAGTTGCTTGTGGAGAGTGGAGTTCCAAAGGAGGATGCGAGATATATATTGCCTCATTCATGGGAGACTCGTATAGTGGTTACCATGAACGCCAGAGAACTTCACCACTTTTTCGGTCTGAGGCTTTGTAAACGAGCTCAATGGGAGATCCGTGAGGTCGCCAGGCGGATGTTGGCCTTGGCCAGGGAGAAAGCACCAATGATATTTAATATGGCAGGCCCAGCATGTGTTGTTTCTGGAAAATGTAAGGAGGCAACCTCGTGTGGTAATCCTTATACAACTGTAGAGGAAGTACTGGCGGATGTCCTTGATTTTTAGCTATATAACAAGATTCATTTACTTCTTTCTTTTTTCCTTGAATGCGGAGCATGAGGTTCCTGTGGGAGGACAGGCAGTACTCGAAGGAGTCCTCATGAAGGGACCTGCAAGGTGGGGGCTTGCGGTCCGAACTCCAAAGGGTGATATTTGGACTAAAACTTGGGCCAACAGGCCTTGGACAAGCAAAGGTTTGTGGAAATTGCCCATTTTAAGGGGTTTGGCCGTAATGGCAGAGATGCTATGTACCGGTGCCAAAGCCCTTTCTCTTTCCGCGGAGGTAGCCCTTCCAGAGGATGAATCTATAGGTAAAGGAGGGTTCATCCTTTCTGTCGTCATAGCGGTCGTGGCAGTAATAGCATTTTTTGTGGTCTTGCCTCTTTTGATGTCCGATTGGGTAGTAAATTTTTTGGGTGCCTCTGAAGGGGCAGGAAGGGTTATCGAGGGAATTGCGAGAGGAGCCATTTTTGTTGGTTATGTGGCGTTTATTGGAATGTGGAAAGATATTAGGCGTGTGTTCGCTTATCACGGGGCAGAGCACAAGACCATAAATGCCTATGAAAATGGGAGTGAGCTCACACCTCTGAATGTAAGTTGTTTTTCCAGGATTCATCCGAGATGTGGGACCTCCTTTCTCTTGGTTGTAGTAATAGTTAGTGTAGTGGTTTTTTCAGCGATACCTACTGAAGGGCTCGCCATGAGGATTGGCTCTAGGGTTCTACTGCTTCCTTTTGTTATAGGCATATCCTATGAGATAATAAGATGGTGTGGAAGAAAGGGAACATTAGGCAGGATTTTTATGTCTCCCACCCTTTGGCTGCAGTATCTTACGACGAGGGAACCAGACTTGGAACAATTGGAGGTCGCCATAACGGCGCTGAAGGTAGCTCTGGGGAGCGAAGAAGAAAGCTATAACCAAGAACCGGACGGTGATGTTGATGGACCTGTCGAAAAAACTTAAAGAAGTTGAGGAAACCTACAAGGAAATAGAGAAAAAACTAGCTGATCCTCAGTACATATCTGATCCAAAGGAGTTGCAGAAGCTTGCCAAGAAGCACGCAACCCTTGAGGAGATAGTCCAAACTTACAGACAGTACAAAGAGGTGGTCGATAGAATATCTGAAGCCAGATCGCTGCTTCATGCAAGCGATAAGGAGCTGGCAGAAATGGCCCAAGAAGAGCTCCGTGAGTTGGAACCCGAAGAAGAGAGGTTGACTGAGAGGTTAAAGGTCTTGCTCTTGCCTAAGGACCCCAATGACGATAAGAGCGTAATAATGGAGATAAGAGCTGGTGCAGGTGGAGACGAGGCTGCTCTTTTTGCCGGAGACCTGTACAGGATGTACACTCGCTTTGCTGAGCGAAAGGGATGGAACACTGAAATAATGACCATGCACGAAACAGGTATAGGGGGCTACAAGGAAGTGGTCTTCAGGATAGATGGGGTTGGTGCTTACAGTCAGCTCAAGTACGAAAGCGGAGTCCACAGAGTACAAAGAGTGCCTGTTACTGAATCCAGCGGTCGTATACATACATCGACAGCCACCGTGGCTGTACTACCAGAGGCAGAGGACGTGGATGTTGAGATTCGAGAAGAGGATTTGAAGATAGACACCTACAGGGCAAGCGGAGCTGGAGGACAACATGTCAACATGACTGACTCTGCGGTGCGTATTACCCACCTTCCTACAGGTATAGTTGTTACGTGCCAAGACGAACGGTCCCAGATAAAAAACAGAGCAAAAGCTATGAAGCTTTTGAGAGCCAAGCTATTAGATAACGAAATTCAAAAACAAACAGCTGAATTGGCTGCGGAAAGAAAAGGGCAGATTGGCACTGGGGATCGTTCTGAGAGGATTCGAACATACAATTTTCCACAGAACAGGGTAACCGATCATAGGATAGGCTTGACCTTGTACAAGCTGGATCAGATGCTGGATGGAGACCTGGACGAGATGATTTCAGCCCTTATAATAGCGGATCAGTCGGAGAAACTTAAGGCCTTGGAGAGTTAGATAATGAATCTGGGCGAGGCGAGATCAAAGGCTTTGGATGTGCTCTCGTCAATAGGTGTATCAAACCCCTTTCTGGAAGCAGATTTCATTCTGGAGTGGGTTATGGGTAAGGGAAAAAGCTTTATTCATAGCCATCCTGAATACTTGCTCAATGATAGGGAGGAAGAAAAGCTTAAGGAAATTCTGGACAGGAGATCCAACAGGGAGCCTTGGCAGTATATAGCAGGAGAGGCGGAGTTTTGGGGACTGCCGTTTAAAGTAGGACCGGGCTGTCTAGTACCCAGACCTGATACAGAGGTGCTGGTTGAGGCTGCATTGGAAGTGATTGACGAAGGGGTTTTTATTGATTGGGGAACAGGCAGTGGCTGTATAACTGCTGCATTGCTTTCAGAGAGGCCTACATGCAGGGGAATCGCTGTGGATTCCTCCGCTAGGGCATTATGGTATGCCTGGCAAAACTTTAAGAATCTAGATGTTTTGGATAGGGTACTTATTTGGCATTCCAGCGGGGGATGGGACCTGCCTAAATCATGTGAGAAAGTCGATTTAATAGTGAGCAATCCCCCTTATATACCCACCAATGAGATACCGGGCTTGATGCCGGAAGTACGGCTTTACGAGCCGCTAGAAGCTTTGGATGGCGGAAGTGATGGGCTTAAATTTTACAGATTTTTGTTCTCTGTTGCCGAAAAAATTCTTGGCCGTGGAGGCTACCTTGCCCTGGAGGTTGGTTCTTCGCTACAATGCGACCGATTGTCACTCCTTGGTGGCAAGCTGTTTCAATTAGTCGATGTTAAGAAAGACCTATCAGGAATGGATAGAGTCATGGTCTTTAAAAGAAGGCAAACGTAAACCCCATTGAGAAAGAAGAACGTTGCAAAAGGAGGAATAGCAATGGAAAAGAGAGAATTGGTCATCATAGGAGCTGGACCGGCCGGGCTTACTGCCGCAATCTATGGAAGAAGATCTGGACTTGATGTGTTGGTTTTGGAGAAGGGCGTCCCAGGAGGCCAGATAAACCTAACAGATGAAATAGAAAACTGGACGGGTGTAATCCATGCTTCCGGTCCAGAGTTGGCTGAATCCTTCAGAAAGCACGCTGAGCATTTTGGTCCAGAGTTCAGGGAGGCCGAGGTTCAGAAAATAGAGATCAAGGATGGATCCAAGTTGGTTGTAACCGATAATGGCACGATCGAAGCCGAGGCGATAATAGTCGCTACAGGAGCTAAATTCAAAAAACTAGGCGTACCTGGAGAGGAAGAGTTCACTGGTCGAGGCGTAAGTTATTGTGCCGTGTGTGATGGAGCCTTCTTCGAGGAACAGGAAGTTGCGGTGATAGGAGGAGGCAACACGGCAGTAGAGGAAGCTTTATATTTGACCCAGTTTGCATCCAAGGTTTACATAATTCACCGTAGAGACAGCTTCAGGGCCGATAAAGTTGCGGTAGAAAGAGCTATGACCAACGATAAGATAGAGGTCATTTGGAATACCGTGGTGAAGGAGATCGCAGGGGATGACATGGTGACTCACCTTGTGCTGCATAACGTTAAAACTCAAGAGGATTCAAAGTTGCCGGTCGCAGGTGTATTCGTCTTTGTCGGAATGGAGCCTAATTCCAAGTTTTTGGGAGACATGGTCGATGCGGCTCCTGGCGGTTGGATAAAGACCAATGAGAAAATGGAGACTTCTGTTGAGGGCATATTTGCGGCTGGTGACGTAAGGGATAAATACCTGAGACAAGTGATAACAGCTGCAGGTGATGGAGCAACTGCAGCGATGGCTGCTTACGCTTACATCGCGGAACAGCTGCACCTGAGGCAGAAAGTCTTTGAGCCTGAGCACGCGTTCATATTCCTCTATTCCAGCATCGATGAAGCTCAAATGAGCTTGGTATCTCAACTGGAAGAATTGACCTCTCACGTTAAGGATCTGGCTCTGATTGACGGATATAAGAACGCCCGTATGGTTGAGAAATTAGGTGTAAAGAGTATGCCTGTTTTACTTGAGCTTTCAAAAGGAAATATTCTCAGATCAGAAAAGATAGAAAGCCTTGAGGACGCAAGAAAGTTCATAGGGATCAACTAAAAGGCTATTATGGAGGCAGGGAAGGTGTCTGGCCCTGCCTCCACATTCGAACACTGGAAGGGGGGATGGTGATGATAATAACCGTCACGCTTAACCCAGCAGTTGATGAAGAGTATGTTGTTCCAGAATTTAGACCAGGTGGTTGGTTTAGAGCTAGTGAGACCAATAGGTCTGCGGGAGGCAAGGGAGTAAATGTGTCGTTGATACTTTCCCAGTTAGGTTATTCCTCTGCGGCAATGGGGTTCCTTGCTGGTTTCAACGGTGAGTTTATAAGGGATGAACTAAGGAAAAAACGCATAACTACCAATTTTGTCCATGTGAGGGGCGAAACCCGCACTAATGTGTACATAGTGGACGAAATTGGCCATGTGGAGACAGGAATAACCGAAAGCGGACCATACATTCCTGAAGGAGCTCTAGCAAGGTTTCTGAATAACTACGATAGAATGTTGACAAGAGCGAAGTTTGTTTACATAGGAGGCTCACTACCACCAGGGGCTCCTCAAGATATATATAGGGAACTAGTGGTCCGGGCAAAAAACAAGGGCATCGTCACCCTAGTTGATGCAGCTGGGCCTTCCTTGATGGAGGCTTTGGAAGTTGGGCCAAGCATAGCCAAGATAGATCGACGCTTTATAAACCAAATGGCTGGAATATCCCTTACTTCTTTGGACAGCCTTATATCGCTGGTTTCCAAAGTGCATGAATATGGAGTTGAATGGGCCACCACATCTTATCGAGCTTATGGGGAAGTTTTTTTTACTCCTAAAGGAGTATACCTTGCCGAGTTCGGCAGAAAAGGCCTTGTGTCCATGTTTGGTGCAGGCGAAGCCCTGATGGCAGGATTGATTGTAGGTTTCATAGAGGGTATGGATGTAGAGGATGTTATTCGATTCTCCATGGCTTGCGCATGGGAAGATGCACTTCATATAGAAAAAGGGGTTTCTAGCAGGGAAAAAGTGGAAGATTTAATGAAGGAAGTGACGTTGGAAAAGATTTCATGATGTTCTCCAAAGGTGTATTTTCTGATAATAAAGAAAGAAAGTTTATGGTTTTCGTCTGTACAGGAAACACCTGTCGCAGTCCAATGGCCGAGGGAATAGCGAACTATCTCTTCCAGAAAGAGGGCCTTGCTGGGAGATGGTATGCCTTATCGGCTGGTACTGCAGTGTACGGGAGATATCCAGCTGCTTCCTGCGCTATAGAGGTAATGAGGGAGTTTGGGGTTGATATCTCAGCCCACAGGACGAAAAGCGTTAGGGAGTTGCCTTTGTTTGATGACGCCGTTTTCGTAGGTATGACTGGGGCTCATGTTCAGGCGGTCATAGCAGAAGGTGTGTGCCATAAAAGCAACGCTATAAGGTTGTTTGATCTGTACTTGAAATGTGGAGGGAGCAAGGAAAGCGCCTCTTCCATGTTCTTATGTGATAATGGGGACGTTCCTGATCCTGTCGGAAGCAGTTATAAAATCTATCTTGACACTGCAATGACCATAAGGAAATTACTCCTACCAGTAATTGAGACAATACGGCAATCCCACGGTAATCTACCTCTTTCCACCTTCGTATAAAGTGTTTCAATGAACAACTTGATGAATTAGAATTAGTAAAAGTGGTTTTCTATATTTCTTGGAGGTCATGATAATTTTGGGCAAATTGATTGGTAGGGCCGTTTTTGCATTGGCCGTTTTGATCTTGACAGGGTTTGTTTTGAGTGGCTCGTCTTTTGCTCATTCGGATGACGAGGATAAGTTGGGCGAGAAAGTAGCAAAGGAAGTTGAACAGCGTTGGGAGGTAGTGACTGACCCTTATAAGGTTGCCCTTGCGGAGATGGTCCTTGATAAATGTGCGCCCTTTGCGGAAAGAAAACTGAATTACAGGATAAAGGTGATAGAAGAAAAGTCCCCTAACGCCTTTGCCATTCCGGGAGGCAGGATTTACATCACCACAGGCATGCTGGATTTCGCCAGAAGCGACGATGAACTTGCTGCAGTCATTGCTCATGAGATCGTCCATTCGGACAAAAACCATATACTCCGCCAAGCGTCCAGGAACCAA
The DNA window shown above is from Thermovirga lienii DSM 17291 and carries:
- a CDS encoding Protein-tyrosine phosphatase, low molecular weight (PFAM: Low molecular weight phosphotyrosine protein phosphatase~COGs: COG0394 Protein-tyrosine-phosphatase~InterPro IPR017867~KEGG: tte:TTE0146 ribose 5-phosphate isomerase RpiB~PFAM: Protein-tyrosine phosphatase, low molecular weight~SMART: Protein-tyrosine phosphatase, low molecular weight~SPTR: Ribose 5-phosphate isomerase RpiB); this encodes MMFSKGVFSDNKERKFMVFVCTGNTCRSPMAEGIANYLFQKEGLAGRWYALSAGTAVYGRYPAASCAIEVMREFGVDISAHRTKSVRELPLFDDAVFVGMTGAHVQAVIAEGVCHKSNAIRLFDLYLKCGGSKESASSMFLCDNGDVPDPVGSSYKIYLDTAMTIRKLLLPVIETIRQSHGNLPLSTFV